The proteins below are encoded in one region of Paenarthrobacter ilicis:
- a CDS encoding peroxide stress protein YaaA has translation MLILLPPSEGKTPATKGPSVDWDSLSFPELNQYRAAVLEALGTVSAHEDALALLGVGPSLRDDVERNTRLHAEPAAPAHQVYSGVLYDALGYDSMTPTQRRKATESILVVSALWGAIGFGDHVPAYRLSMGTALPDVGRLASYWKPQLSAALAGRAADELLVDCRSSTYAAAWAPPPGQTVNVNVFSEANGKRTVVSHFAKHTRGELARHLLTRRGKAPATPEQLAKAAREKWNAELLQATARKPHALNIILAG, from the coding sequence GTGCTGATTCTGCTGCCGCCATCCGAAGGCAAGACCCCCGCAACCAAAGGCCCCTCCGTCGATTGGGATTCGCTGAGCTTTCCCGAACTGAACCAGTACCGGGCGGCGGTTCTTGAGGCGCTGGGAACCGTCAGCGCGCATGAGGATGCCCTGGCGTTGCTGGGCGTCGGCCCCTCCTTGCGGGACGACGTCGAACGCAATACGCGCCTCCACGCTGAACCGGCTGCTCCCGCCCACCAGGTCTATTCGGGCGTCCTCTACGATGCTTTGGGATATGACAGCATGACGCCCACGCAACGCCGGAAGGCAACCGAATCGATCCTTGTTGTCTCTGCCCTGTGGGGAGCCATCGGCTTTGGCGACCATGTTCCCGCCTACCGCCTGTCCATGGGAACTGCACTGCCCGACGTCGGACGCCTGGCTTCCTACTGGAAGCCCCAGCTCAGCGCGGCCCTGGCCGGGCGCGCTGCAGATGAGCTTCTGGTGGATTGCCGCTCCAGCACTTACGCCGCGGCCTGGGCTCCACCTCCGGGGCAAACAGTAAACGTGAATGTCTTCAGCGAGGCGAACGGAAAACGGACGGTGGTGAGCCACTTCGCCAAGCACACCCGCGGCGAACTGGCACGGCACCTGCTGACGCGCCGCGGCAAGGCTCCGGCAACGCCGGAACAGCTGGCCAAAGCAGCGCGGGAAAAATGGAATGCCGAACTGTTACAGGCCACGGCCCGGAAGCCGCACGCACTGAACATTATTCTGGCGGGCTAG
- a CDS encoding glyceraldehyde-3-phosphate dehydrogenase: protein MSQTSDSCLDKWMGREALAEAMIPVIGRLYRENNVVTSIHGRSLINKSTMNILKAHRFARRMSNHELLLEETAPLLNALSELELGAAAIDIARLTEKYRAEGNGASLDEYLRAELADVVGKRGADDRTSTDVVLYGFGRIGRLLARLLIEKAGGGHGLRLRAIVVRKGAENDLVKRASLLRRDSVHGSFEGTIRVDEEANTITANGVQVQVIYSDNPATVDYTAYGIKDALVVDNTGRWRDAEGLSQHLKSKGAARVLLTAPGKGDLKNIVHGINHRDISNDDQIVTAASCTTNAITPVLKAINDKFGIIHGHVETVHSFTNDQNLIDNFHKGDRRGRSAALNMVITETGAAKAVAKALPELQGKLTGNAIRVPTPDVSMAILNLNLESGTTREEVNDYLREMSLHSDLRKQIDYIDSPDVVSTDFVGSRRAGIVDGLATISNDKNLVLYVWYDNEFGYSCQVVRVMEEMAGVNPPSFPAKDVIAPIAVLETADA, encoded by the coding sequence GTGAGCCAGACGTCAGATTCTTGTCTTGATAAGTGGATGGGCCGGGAGGCTCTCGCCGAAGCCATGATTCCGGTGATCGGCCGGCTGTACCGGGAAAACAACGTGGTCACCAGCATCCATGGCCGGAGCTTGATCAACAAGTCCACCATGAACATCCTGAAGGCCCACCGCTTTGCGCGCCGGATGAGCAACCACGAGCTTCTGCTCGAAGAAACCGCACCCCTGCTCAACGCCCTGTCCGAGTTGGAACTGGGCGCCGCAGCGATCGACATTGCGCGTCTGACGGAGAAGTACCGGGCTGAAGGCAATGGCGCTTCGCTGGACGAGTACTTGCGTGCGGAACTTGCCGACGTCGTAGGCAAGCGCGGAGCGGACGACCGCACCAGCACCGACGTCGTCCTTTACGGCTTCGGCCGCATCGGCCGCCTGCTGGCCCGTCTCCTCATCGAAAAGGCAGGTGGCGGCCATGGCCTGCGCCTCCGCGCCATCGTCGTCCGCAAGGGCGCCGAGAACGATCTGGTCAAGCGTGCCAGCCTGCTGCGCCGCGATTCCGTCCACGGTTCCTTCGAAGGCACCATCCGTGTGGATGAAGAAGCCAACACCATTACCGCCAACGGTGTCCAGGTCCAGGTCATTTACTCCGACAACCCGGCAACGGTCGATTACACGGCCTACGGCATCAAGGACGCCCTGGTGGTGGACAACACGGGCCGCTGGCGCGATGCCGAAGGGCTCTCCCAGCACCTGAAGAGCAAAGGCGCCGCCCGCGTCCTGCTGACCGCCCCGGGCAAGGGCGACTTGAAGAACATTGTTCATGGCATCAACCACCGCGATATTTCCAACGATGACCAGATCGTCACGGCGGCCTCCTGCACCACCAACGCCATCACCCCGGTGCTGAAGGCCATCAACGACAAGTTCGGCATCATTCATGGCCACGTGGAAACGGTCCACTCGTTCACGAATGACCAGAACCTGATTGACAACTTCCACAAGGGTGACCGCCGGGGACGTTCTGCCGCCCTCAACATGGTGATCACCGAAACCGGAGCCGCCAAGGCCGTGGCCAAGGCGCTTCCGGAACTGCAGGGCAAGCTCACGGGCAATGCCATCCGCGTTCCCACCCCGGATGTCTCCATGGCCATCCTGAACCTGAACCTGGAGAGCGGCACCACCCGCGAGGAAGTCAACGACTACCTCCGCGAGATGTCCCTGCACTCTGATCTTCGCAAGCAGATCGATTACATCGACTCTCCGGACGTGGTCTCCACCGACTTCGTTGGTTCCCGCCGCGCCGGCATCGTGGACGGACTGGCGACCATTTCCAACGACAAGAACCTTGTTCTCTACGTTTGGTACGACAACGAGTTCGGGTACTCCTGCCAGGTTGTGCGCGTCATGGAAGAAATGGCCGGAGTAAACCCGCCGTCCTTCCCCGCCAAGGACGTCATTGCTCCCATCGCAGTGCTGGAAACGGCAGACGCCTAA
- a CDS encoding zinc ribbon domain-containing protein, protein MAKAAPAEQLKLLELQGLDAKLKSLAGRRKVLETDPRITDLTDALGVANGELGSAKVAVHDAEAELRRAEADVEQVASRIQRDETRLNSGTGLSKDLVALQNDIASLNKRRSDLEDVELEILERLDSLRERQSAQQAIVDDIQGSFGSIRAELDEAIAEIAAEETVVRGQRAAFADSLDTGMLAVYEKTIAKRGVGAARLFHGKSEGSGMMLSPGDLAEVKAAAEDEIVFCPDSGVILVRSAEWN, encoded by the coding sequence GTGGCGAAAGCAGCACCGGCAGAACAACTGAAATTGCTTGAACTGCAGGGGCTGGATGCCAAGCTGAAATCGTTGGCGGGTCGGCGCAAAGTCCTGGAGACGGATCCCCGCATCACTGACCTGACGGATGCGCTTGGTGTGGCTAACGGGGAGTTGGGCTCGGCCAAGGTTGCCGTGCATGACGCCGAGGCCGAACTGCGGCGGGCGGAAGCCGACGTCGAGCAGGTTGCGTCCCGGATTCAACGGGACGAAACACGGCTGAACAGCGGTACCGGCCTTTCCAAGGATCTTGTGGCCCTGCAAAACGACATTGCCTCGCTGAACAAGCGCCGGTCCGATCTGGAAGACGTGGAACTTGAGATCCTTGAGCGCCTGGACTCGCTGCGGGAGCGCCAGTCGGCCCAGCAGGCGATCGTTGATGACATCCAGGGTTCTTTTGGCAGTATCCGGGCCGAGCTTGACGAGGCCATCGCCGAAATTGCAGCTGAAGAAACCGTGGTTCGTGGACAGCGGGCCGCTTTCGCGGATTCCCTGGACACTGGAATGCTTGCCGTGTACGAGAAAACCATTGCCAAGCGCGGCGTTGGCGCCGCCCGGCTGTTCCACGGAAAGTCGGAGGGCTCGGGCATGATGCTGAGCCCTGGCGACCTCGCGGAGGTTAAAGCCGCAGCCGAGGACGAGATCGTCTTTTGCCCGGATTCAGGCGTGATCCTGGTCCGCTCGGCGGAGTGGAACTAG